Genomic DNA from Candidatus Bathyarchaeota archaeon:
ATCATGATAAACCGCATGTACAACCAAAAAATCACCCAAAAACTAGGCGTAGACCCAACCAAAACCACACCCGACGCTCACCGAGACCCCCGACTAGGCATAATCAAAATGTTCCAAGCCAGCAAAACAACAATCCCAATATACATAGACTTTGAAAACCTTGTCCGCTACCACTTCGGCGTCTTCGCATTCACCGGCGGCGGCAAAAGCAACCTCATGTCAAACATCCTAAGACGCATCCTCCTCCACACACAAGACACAAAAATCGTCATCTTCGACATAAGCTGCGAATACATCTTCCTCCTCCTCGACATCCTCTCAGACCCCACAATCCCCTCAAAAGTCATCCTTGAACACAAAATAGAATCCCTAGAACAATTCTTCAACTCAGTCGTCAAACCCAGAGAATATGAAACCGACCAAAGAATCAAAACAGGACTCAAAAAAATTATGGACCAAGCCAAGCTATCTTACTACACCAAACCCAAACAGAAAGTTCCCACATACAGCCAATTTCTTGAAGAACTCGAAAACCAAAGAAAAAACAGCACTGATAAACCCCACTACATAAACGCCATAGACAGAATCAGCGACACCATCCTAGAATACGTCGAACAACACGCCCTCAGCGAAAACCAAGAAGTCGACAAACAATTCATAGAATACATAGAGCCCATAGCCCGTGAAGTAGTCCAAACGTTCAAAGTCCACGAGAAAAGCGGACTTTACGCATGGGCAACCACCCGCAACGCCCTCACAGAAGTCATAAAGAAAAGACAAGAAGAGGAACAGAAAGAAGGCGGACTCACAGCTGAAAAAATCCGCAACCTACTAGAAGGCGAAGGAAGAATCGTATGCATCTCCATCTCAGACCCCTACACGATAAAAGAGCTCATCATATCCCTCACACGCAATCTCCTCACCCGCCGAAAACGCAGATTCCAAGTCAAACCCTACATCCTACTCGTCTTCGATGAAGCCCAAGAATTCATCCCCGACTTAGGCGGCTCCGTAGGCATAGACAAAAAATGCAGCAAACAAGTCGAAACCCTACTAAGACAAGGAAGAAAATACGGCTTAGGCGTATGCATCGCCACCCAAAGACTGGCCTACCTAAACACCAACGCCCTACAACAGCTCCACACCTACTTCGTTGGCACCCTACCTCGCCCCTACGACCGCACCCTCATCAGCAACACCTTCATGATAGACCAAGGTATCCTCGAAAAAACACTCGAATTCGCACCAGGTGAATGGCTACTATCAAGTTACATAGCTACAGGCATAGAAAATGTCCCCATATTCATCCAAGCAGATAACGCTGAAAACGAACTTGAAAAATTCCTCTCAGCCTCCATCCCTCAAACCTAAGCCAACACAGCAGGCAAAACGGTAACTCAAAATGACCCAGCCAACTTCAAACTCGTCTACCGCAAACCTCACGTTCGTGGGCCACGTATCAATAGACAAAGTAGAGAACATGAATGGAACCAGAACACAGCCAGGTGGAGGCGCATTATACGCCGCAATCGCCGCAAAAGCCCTGAACGTAAAAACAGCCATAATAACCACGGTTGGAAAAGATTTCTCCTTCACAAACTGCTTTGACGGCTTAGATTCCACGGGCGTAAAAACATTTAACATGCCCTCAACCAGATTCTTCATTCGCTACAATAGGAACTGGGAAGCAAAATACATCGAAGCACACGCTGGCGCTGGAGCCAGAATAACCTCCTCACAAATCTCCTCAAGACTTCTCAAACCGCAAAGCATGATACATTTATCCCCAATGAAACCCGCAAAGGTCACTAAGATAATAAACGACATAAAACAGCGTTCATCTGACGTAAAAGTATCAATCAGCACCTGGATAGGATACACAAAAGAACCGAGAAACAGAAGACTACTCAAAAAACTTGCCTCACAAGCCGACTTTTTCATGCTCAACGAGTTCGAGGCAAAAGCACTCACCCAATCCAGTTCCCTCTCGCTTGCCCTAGAACGAATAAAAGCCCAAAAACTGATAGTAACTATGGGAAAACTAGGTGCAATAGTGAGCGGATCCGAAATTGAACCGCAAATGATTCCAGCCTTAACCATTCCAACAGGCAAAGTGATAGATACCACAGGAGCAGGAGACACGTGGAATGGTGCCTTCCTTGCGACGTACAAAACAACCAACGATCTAATGAAGTCAGTGACCGTTGCTTCAATAATCTCAAGCATAAAATGCTCACGATGGGGATTCAAATCCTTACAGAAACTGATTTTTCAAAAGCCCTCAGATGTAGTTGAATATGTACTAGCACTTAGGGAAGGAAGCATACAGAAAAAAATCACAGACTTCCCTACGTACCAGCGAGCATGAGAATATAGGAATAAGCAGCTAAGATAACTAAATTAGCATAGAAACCTATGTCGAAGGTTGTTGCAGCCACATTTCGATCTGTCGCGAAACCCGCTTCACCAAAGAACCATAAACGAGGGGTACATGCTTTTTTATTAGCCAAGAACACAATAGCCTGACTTAGACAACCTTGAGAAGATGAATTAATTGCCTTCCACGAAAAAACCAGAAATCAAACCCGCCTTCAAATTGTGGTTCGAAATCAACGGAAAATACATATTTGGAGAAGGAACCTACAATCTTCTTGAAAAAATCAGAGAAGAAGGCTCACTAAGTGCTGCCGCTAAAACATCAGGCATGTCTTACCGTTACGCTTGGGGCCTCATTAAAGACGCAGAAGAGCATCTTGGAATGCCAGTGGTTAGAACTCAGAGAGGTGGAAAACATGGAGGTAAAACCGACCTAACGAGGATGGGACTTTCGCTAGTTACAAACTACAAAAAGTTG
This window encodes:
- a CDS encoding ATP-binding protein; translated protein: MKPQEEKTHNQTYFTNFNGRFHARLSHVVPRQFGIVSESKFTGISARYQARIKVEYQKDLMGLLEEGMLLAIPNFKQTEPNTQRYTLMEISRVWPEHFGLRGLSDHGYYPMQFEIIEQSEADWQTNDKATMIIQISAIPVNYDLTLCSSGECKFTKGFSYPIVASPANILNSIMINRMYNQKITQKLGVDPTKTTPDAHRDPRLGIIKMFQASKTTIPIYIDFENLVRYHFGVFAFTGGGKSNLMSNILRRILLHTQDTKIVIFDISCEYIFLLLDILSDPTIPSKVILEHKIESLEQFFNSVVKPREYETDQRIKTGLKKIMDQAKLSYYTKPKQKVPTYSQFLEELENQRKNSTDKPHYINAIDRISDTILEYVEQHALSENQEVDKQFIEYIEPIAREVVQTFKVHEKSGLYAWATTRNALTEVIKKRQEEEQKEGGLTAEKIRNLLEGEGRIVCISISDPYTIKELIISLTRNLLTRRKRRFQVKPYILLVFDEAQEFIPDLGGSVGIDKKCSKQVETLLRQGRKYGLGVCIATQRLAYLNTNALQQLHTYFVGTLPRPYDRTLISNTFMIDQGILEKTLEFAPGEWLLSSYIATGIENVPIFIQADNAENELEKFLSASIPQT
- a CDS encoding carbohydrate kinase family protein; its protein translation is MTQPTSNSSTANLTFVGHVSIDKVENMNGTRTQPGGGALYAAIAAKALNVKTAIITTVGKDFSFTNCFDGLDSTGVKTFNMPSTRFFIRYNRNWEAKYIEAHAGAGARITSSQISSRLLKPQSMIHLSPMKPAKVTKIINDIKQRSSDVKVSISTWIGYTKEPRNRRLLKKLASQADFFMLNEFEAKALTQSSSLSLALERIKAQKLIVTMGKLGAIVSGSEIEPQMIPALTIPTGKVIDTTGAGDTWNGAFLATYKTTNDLMKSVTVASIISSIKCSRWGFKSLQKLIFQKPSDVVEYVLALREGSIQKKITDFPTYQRA
- a CDS encoding winged helix-turn-helix domain-containing protein, whose amino-acid sequence is MPSTKKPEIKPAFKLWFEINGKYIFGEGTYNLLEKIREEGSLSAAAKTSGMSYRYAWGLIKDAEEHLGMPVVRTQRGGKHGGKTDLTRMGLSLVTNYKKLKKVMTDVCRLE